A stretch of the bacterium genome encodes the following:
- a CDS encoding nucleotidyl transferase AbiEii/AbiGii toxin family protein, which produces MIGLENPYFKRVQLLIRVLPYLSSFDIFALKGGTAINLFLRDIPRLSVDIDLVYIPIKQRDTSLYEITMSLKNIASKIKHSIKGLSVAEQIDRYGQTTKLIVRRESETVKIEVSPVLRGLLFSPTKMIVSSVVEKLFGYAEAPVVSFDELYAGKICAALDRQHPRDFFDIMLLLKNEGFTDSIKDCFIVYLLSGNRPISELLKPQKQELRDIFKTQFENMSTVPISLKDLEKTRNRLFISVRKKLTDDDRKFILSFKEGTPKWKILKFENAEIMPAAQWKLHNLNKMSKDTRRKAIKKLEKVLYD; this is translated from the coding sequence ATGATAGGACTAGAGAATCCATACTTTAAAAGAGTTCAACTTTTGATAAGAGTTTTGCCGTACCTTTCTTCGTTTGACATCTTTGCACTGAAAGGAGGAACTGCAATAAATCTGTTTTTAAGGGATATACCGAGATTGTCTGTTGATATAGACCTTGTATACATTCCAATTAAACAAAGAGACACTTCACTATATGAAATAACAATGTCATTAAAAAATATAGCATCCAAAATTAAACATTCAATAAAAGGTTTGTCTGTTGCCGAACAGATAGACAGATATGGACAGACAACAAAATTGATAGTTAGAAGAGAATCAGAAACGGTTAAAATAGAGGTTTCACCTGTATTACGTGGACTATTATTTTCTCCTACCAAAATGATAGTATCTTCGGTTGTTGAAAAACTTTTTGGGTATGCCGAAGCACCTGTCGTTTCTTTTGATGAACTTTATGCAGGCAAAATCTGCGCAGCTTTGGATCGTCAACATCCTCGTGATTTTTTTGATATAATGCTTCTATTAAAAAACGAAGGTTTTACAGATTCTATAAAAGATTGTTTTATAGTATATCTTCTAAGTGGTAATAGACCTATATCAGAACTATTGAAACCTCAAAAACAAGAGTTGAGAGATATTTTTAAAACCCAGTTTGAAAACATGTCAACTGTTCCGATATCTTTGAAGGATTTAGAGAAAACACGTAATCGTCTATTTATTTCTGTTCGTAAGAAACTTACTGATGATGATAGAAAGTTTATTTTAAGTTTTAAAGAAGGAACTCCGAAATGGAAAATTTTGAAATTTGAGAATGCAGAAATTATGCCTGCGGCTCAATGGAAATTGCATAACTTAAACAAGATGAGTAAAGATACACGAAGAAAAGCAATAAAAAAACTTGAGAAAGTTCTCTACGATTAA